AGATGGGGGCGGATCCCATGACTGCGGGCCAGATCGATGGCCGCCTCCACCGAGCGGTGGTCCTGTTCCGGAAGGCCGAAGAGGATATAGGCCCCGATCTGACTGGGGGAAAAGCCGGCTGCAAACAGGCAGCTGAGGCCATGTTCCCATTCGCTGCTGGTCAGCTTGCTGTCCGCCCGGTGGGAAAAGTCGGCTGTCTCCAGGCCCAGACGGACGGTGACCAGCCCGGCCTTCTTGAGCAGCCGGGCTAGGTCTTTGGTGATGTGCCGGACATGCAGGGCATTGGGCGTGTGCAGCCTGGCTGTGCTGCCGGTCTGGATCAGGCGGATCAGCAAGGGAATAAGCCAGGTCTGGGGCTTGACCAGCAGCGCATCGTCGTAAAAGGCGAAATCCGGGATCCCCCGACGGAGTTCGGTTTCTGCCTCGGAGATGACCTCCCGGGCGGACTTTTGGACGAAGCTTGGATTGAGCACTGAGCTGGCGCAGTAGGAGCAGGCGTATGGACAGCCCCGGGAGCCCATGAGGATTGAGAATGCCGGATCGGGATAGGCGTCCAGAGCCAGTCCCAAACCGCTGTCCGCAGGCAGGGAAGGAGGAGAGGCGTTCAAACCCGACCACAGGCGCCGCCAGTTGGCCTCCTGTTCCAGAGGTCCGGGTAGGACCAGATCAAAGCACTCGAAACTGGCGGCGTGTTCCGTGCAGAGGGTGGCGTAGATTCCCCCGGCGACAACTAGGGTCCGGGGCCATATGTCCTTGACCATGCGGGCCGCGGCAACAGCTCCGGGGTACCAGTAGGTCATGGTGGTCCCGATGAGCACGGCGTCCGGTGCGGGCTCCAGGGAGTGCAGGGCAGCACGAACCAGATCCGGGTCCTGGCCGTAGCGGCTGTAGCGGCGGGGTACGTGCCGCAGGCAGGAAGGCGCCGGCATGTGCGTCTTGGGCCACGGACCGTGCCCGTATGGCCTGGGTTTGGGCCAGGAAACGTCGGACCACGTGGGATCCAGGCAGTCCATGAGCGCGGTATGGGCCCCTGCCTTGCGGAGCATGTGCAGACAGGCCAGAAGCCCGGCCGGCCTGGACCAGAGGTTGTAGGCCGCAAAATCATAGATCCAGGGATTAAGGCCCAAGATACGCGGGGCATGGACAGGATCCGGGGGCTTAGTTCGGGAGGAGCTCCAGATAATCTCGGGCCACCTGGGCCGGCTCGCTTTGGGGGGGTGCTGTGTCGGCAATGCGTTCAAACCAGACTCTGGCCTGGGCTTGTTCCCCCAGGCGCAACAGATTTTCAGCCAAGGCCTGCATTATCCGGACCTGGCCTGGGCGGGCCTTGAGCCCTTGGCGCAGGACCTGGACTGCGTCCTGGATCCGATTCTCCTCAGTGAGCAGCTGGCCCAGGAAAACAACAGCCGGGGCAAAGCCTGGGTTGGCCTGCAGGCTCCGCCCGGCCATGTCTTCTGCCTGCCGTGATTTTCCCTGCTGGGCATACAGCCGGGCCAGGTTGTAGGCCGGATATTCCGGAGTCAGATACGTGGGGATGTCCAGGGCGCGCTGAAAGGACTCCTCGGCGTCCTCCTCCAGCCCCATGGAGGCCTGGACCTTGCCCAGATTATTCCAGGCCCGGGCAAAATCAGGGCGCAGCCGGACGGCCTGGATCAGATGCTCCCTGGACTCCTGATGCCGGTCAAGCCGGGCCGAGATAAGCCCGTACAGCAGATGGTACTCCGGGCTGGTCTGGCCCCGGTCCTGCACCGCCTTGAGCTGGCGCAGGGCCAGGCGGGGCCGGTCGCTGGACAGATAGGAAGAGGCCAGATCCATCCTGGCCTGGATTTCCTTGTCCACTTCCGGATCCGGGTGGATCAGCGCGCACCCGGATAGGAGCAGGCAGAGGATAAGCAGACACAGGCCTGCAGTATGCAGGGAGAAGAGACAGCCGAAGCGGCAATCCGGAGGCAGTCTCCGGGAAAGCCTCCCCGGCAGTTCGGTGCTGGCCATGCTCATCTCCGATCTGGAGCGCCGGACATCTAAATAACCTTGTACAAGGGGTACTCGATGATCCCTTCGACCCCAATGGACTGGAGATCGGGGATCAGATCGCGGACTGTGGATTCCTGGACAACGATCTCTATGGACAGCCAATCGGCCTGGTACAGATTTGATACCGTGGGGGAGGTCAGACTGGGCAGAATCTGCATCAGCTGATCCAGCCTGTCCTGGTGCACGTTCATCTTCAGGCCGACCAAACTCTCCGCCCGCAGTGCGCCTTGAAGCAGGGTGCGCATCTGGGTGATCTTGTCCTGCTTCCACGGGTCTTCCCAGGCCCGGGTGTTGGCGATGAGCTGGGTGGAGGTGGTCAACAGCTCAGCAATGATCCGCAGGCCATGGGCCCGGATGGTGGTTCCGGTCTCGGTGACCTCAACGATGGCATCGGCCAGTCCGGACACCACCTTGGCTTCGGTGGCCCCCCAGGAGAACTCCACTTCCACCGGGATGTCCGCCTGTTGAAAATATCGGCGGGTAAAGTTCTCCAGCTCCGTGGCGATCTTTTTTCCGGCCAGATCCTCCGGACGTCGGTACGGGGAGTCGCCGCCGACGGCCAAAACCCAGCGGGCGGGCCGGTTGCTCATCTTGGAATAGACGAGCTCGTCCACAGTGACCACTTCGGCCTCATTCTCCAAAATCCAGTCTTTCCCGGTCAGCCCGACATCCAGGGTTCCGTCCTGGACATAGACCGGCATCTCCTGGGCCCGGCACAGGCTGCATTCAATGTCCGGATCGTTGATCTCCGGAAAGTAGTTGCGGTGGTGGAGGTTGATCTTCCACCCGGACTTGGCGAACAGCTTGATGGTGGAATCCTGCAGGGACCCTTTGGGAATACCGAGCTTGAGTTTTTTCTCCCGCTGGCTCATTTAGCCGTACACCTCCTGGGGATCGAATATTTTTTCCGAGCACTGCTCAGTACCGGAAGCGGTTAATTGGCGATAGAAGCAGCTGCGATACCCCTTGTGGCAAGCGGCTCCGCCGACCTGCTCCACCAGAAGCAGGACCGTGTCCGCATCACAATCCAGGCGCACCTGGTGGACCTTTTGCACATGGCCGGAGGTGCCCCCCTTGCGCCACAATGTGTCCCGGCTGCGGCTGTAGTAGTGGGCGTGGCCTGTCTCCAGAGTCTTGGTCCAGGCCTGTTCGTTCATGTAGGCCAGCATGAGCACTTCTCCGCTGCCCGCTTCCTGAACAATGGCCGGCACCAGGCCGTTGCCCTTGGCGAAATCAGGTTTGAGCATGCATCCCCCTTTCCATATTCGGCTCCAGGGCAGAGCCCGCGTTGCTCCGCCCCGGGCTGTTGCGCAGTTGGCCGCAGGCAGCCTGTATATCTTGCCCCTTGCTTTTACGCAAGGTCACGGTCTGTCCCTTGCTCCGGAGGAAATGCTCAAAGGCGGCGACAGCATCCGGATCCGGGGCTGTATACGGGAGCTCCGGGGCCGGATTGAAGCTGATCAGGTTGATCTTGCATTTGAGCCTGGACAGGAGTCGGTTCAGGTCCCGGGCCTGGTTCAGCCCGTCGTTTACTCCTCCCAGGAGGATGTACTCCACAGTGATTCGCTGCCTGGGCTTTAAGGGTATGGCCTGCAATGTATCCATCAGGTCGGACAAGGGCAGCAACCTGGATGCCGCGGGCATGATCTGCCGGCGCAAGGCCTGATTGGGTGCGTGCAGAGAAACGGCCAAAGAGGCCAAGCCGGTCTGGGCAAAGGCCGTGAGGGTGCCCGGAACCCCCACTGTGGAAACTGTGACCCGCCGATGAGAGAACCCGAGCCCCATTGGATCCCGAAGGATGGTCAGCCCCTTGTGGACCTGGGACCAGTTCAGCAGGGGCTCGCCCATGCCCATAAAGACGATATTGCGCAGGGGCCAGGAGCTGCGGGCCTCCTCCAGGACCTGCGTGGCGATCAGGACTTGAGCCAGGATCTCCCCTGAGGTCAGGTTGCGCACAAAGCCCATCCGGCCGGTGCTGCAGAAGGTGCATCCAAGGCTGCATCCGACTTGAGTGGAAAGGCAGAGGGTGAAGTGGTCCTTGTCTGGAATAAGGACCCATTCCACCTCCTGACCATCGTAGAGGCTGAGCAGTCCCTTCTTGGTCCCGTCCCGGCTGGATGCAAGGCCGGACAGGGCCGGGAGCCGGAGGTCCAGTTCCTGGGCCAGGCGGTGGCGCAGCTCCTTGCTCAGGTTGGTCATCCGGGCAAAATCCGGGCACCCTTTCTGCCAGATCCACTGCCACACCTGCCGGGCCCGGAAAGAAGGCTGTCCGAGGCCCTGCATTCTGGCTTCGAGCTGCGAATAGGATAGATCGAAGACAGATGCACGGGTCTGCTGGTTGTCCTGTCTGTTCATGGGTGATGTGCACTCCGGACCGGAGTGATGCTATGAGGCTCAGGAAAATCCGGTTGATGGGGCGCAACTGGATTGTCCCCCCGGGCTTTGACGGCGCACAGCAGACAAAAGCCGGGTCACTTGTGTGCTCCCGCATTTGGGGCAGTGGACGGTATCCTGATCACTGCGGACCAGGTCTTCGAATTCATGCTCGCATTTGAGGCAGCGAAACTCGTAGAGGCGCATATATCCCTCCAAATCGACATCTCTGTGATCTTGGTCTCACCCGTGGCGGGTCGAACCGAAAAGGCATAGCAGGGACCACTGTCCAGTACCTCCGACCGGTTGGGTCGAAAGCCTTTCTCCCCAGGACAGTGTCGTGAACTGCTTTGTTAAAGATGCAACTTTCAGCTGGCTTGTCAACCCCTTTTGCAGCTTGACGCAGCTTGCTCCAGAAGGGTAGATTTTAATGACTGATCAGGGAAAAATTTGGGTCTTTGACCTTCAACCTCGGGTATGAATTACAGTCAGTTGGAGTCAAAAACCAAAGAAATCTGGGTCTGACACTTTTATCCTGGAGAAACATGTATGGAACATCGCACCGGAACTTCCCGGGTTCAAAGCCGGGGCTTGGCCCTGAACGCATTCATGCAGGGCGTCTATCGCTGGATGGGCGCGGGGTTGGTCATCACGGCCGGAGCCGCCTATATGACCGCCTCCAGTCCGGCAATGATGGAGCTGATTTTCGGCAATCCCATGCTCTTGTTTGTTCTGATCGCCGCAGAGCTGGGCCTGGTTATTGCCGTGAGCGCCGGGATCAACCGGATGTCCGGGACCACGGCCACGGGATTGTTTTTGCTCTACAGCGCACTGAACGGGATCACCCTTTCGGCCGTGCTCACGGTGTACACCCCGGCCTCGGTGGTCAGTGCGTTCGTGGTCTGCGCGGGCATGTTCGGGGCGATGAGCCTGTATGGAATGACCACAGGCAAAGATCTGACAGGCTGGGGAAGCTTTTTGTTCATGGGCCTGATCGGGATCATCCTGGCCATGGTGGTGAATATATTTGTTCAGAGTCCGATGATCGATTTCGTGGTCAGCGGGCTCGGGGTGCTGATATTTGTCGGGCTCACGGCCTATGATACGCAGAAGCTGACCCGGATGGGTGAGACCGCGCCCATGGACGACGCCACAGCCCTCCGCCGGGGGAGCATCCTCGGCGCGTTGACCCTGTATCTGGACTTTATCAATCTCTTTCTCTTCCTGCTCCACTTTCTGGGACAGATGCGGGAATAGCCGTGGCTCGAGCAGTGGCCGGCCGGCTGTATGCACACGCAATGCACATCCGGGAGTTGGCCTATGCCCGCGGATTGATCCCCTCTTGGCGTCCACCGGTGCCCTGCATCTCTGTGGGCAATATCAGGTGGGGGGGCAGCGGCAAGACCCCGGTATGCTCCCGGTTGCTGGGCATGTTTGTAAAGTGGGGGCTGCGGCCGGTTCTGCTCACCCGGGGGTATCGAGCCCGCCCCCCGAAATATCCCTACCTGGTTCACACCGACAGCCCTGTTTTTGAGGCAGGGGATGAGCCCCTGATGCTGGCCAGGGAAAACCCACAGGCCCATGTGGTGGTCGATCCCTGCCGCAACCGGGGAGGCAAATGGGCCCTGGAGCGGATGGGCCCGGACGTGCTCATCCTGGACGACGGGTATCAGCACCTGGCTGTGCAGCGGGATGTGGATCTGGTCCTGCTCAGGCCAGAGGATTTCACTCACGACTGGGGCAGGGTCATACCCAGCGGCCCCTGGCGGGAAGGGGCCAAGGCCCTGCACAGGGCCTCGGCCATCATCCTGCATGCCCCCCCCGAAGAAGCGGCCCGGCTGGAGCCGGAGATCAGGGCCAAGGCGCCGAATCTGCCTGGTCCGTTTTTCTCCTGTTCCTACCAGGCCAAAGGCCTCTGCCGGCCGGACGGCCGGACTGCATTGGATCCGGATGAGCGGTATATCCTGGTCAGCGCCGTGGGCAGTCCGGCCGGGGTGGAATCCACGGCCGGACTGGTCCTGCCGGGTGCCCCTCTGGAGCATATGCGGTTTGCAGACCACCATTCTTTTACCAGGGCGGACAAAAAGCGGATTGGGCAAAGAGCGGATCAGCTTGGGGCACGCCGGATTGTCTGTACACCAAAGGACGGGGTTAAGCTGGAGGACATGGACGATCCCAGGCTGTGCATCCTGGATGTTCAGTTGGACATTCGGGGCGGTCTGGACAGGTGGCTCAGCAGCCGGCTGGACTTGCAGGGGGCGGATGAATCCGAACCCTCTCAGGGCTGATGGCGACGAAGGGCATTGGCGGCCTGCGTGCCCAGGTTCATGGGGACAAAGGCCTGGTCCCAATATATGCGGACCGCGTCGTCCCTGGAAGAGAGTTTCTGCAGGATGGATGCTGTTTTTGAGCAGAGGCCTTCCAGCCGGGCCAGGGTCAGGCAGATGAGGACCAGGGAGCTGGGATTGGATTCGTCCCCCAGGGCGTTTTCCAGGTCCTGCAGGCTGGGCTGGACATAGCCTGGACGGGCTTGGGCCAGGCGGGCGATGCCCCAGTAGGCCCCCAGACGGAGGGGGGCGTATTCCAGATAGTTGTCCGGGCCTTCGCTGGGCACGACGTAGGAGCACAGGATGCTGCCGTACTCAGCAGCCAACCCGGAGTGCCTGGCCATGATCTCTCCCATGGCTTCGGGCGCACCCCAGCCGATCCCTCCTGATTCGTCGTTTAAGGACCACATCAACCGGCGCATGACCACCCGGGCGGGCTCAAGTCCGCTGTGGGCCAGGGAAAGGACTGCGCCCCCCATACAGGTCACGGCCCGCCAATGGATTGTTTCCTGGATGGAGAAAAGTGCGGTGAACAGTGGGGATATGAGATTCTGGGCCGGGTTGCCGCCGGCTAGCTTGTTCCATTCCCTTTCCCAGTCCGCGGACTCAAGGATGGCCATCAGCTGCCGGCGCACGACCCGGGTTGAGGCGCTTTTCTCAGCCATAGATCCTTCCTGGGCCCCCGCCGGCGGGAATGATCCAGCCGACGGGGGCCTCCCGATTACTCTTCTTTGCTGAACTCGTCCTTGCCGGCTCCGCACACCGGGCATTCCCAGTCCGCGGGCAGATCCTCGAACTTGGTTCCTGCCGGGATGTTGTTTTCCGGATCCCCTTCGGCGGGATCATACACATATCCGCATACACCGCATACCCATCGTTCCATTTCCTCTTCTCCTTTGTCGTGTCGGTGCTGGTTTCTCTCGGGGCACCCCGGTCCAGGGTCCAATGCCTTGAGTAGCGCGGGAGGTGCCCTCACTCCCTGTCTTTAGCTATCAGCCTTCCACAGGCCGTGGACATTGCAGTATTCCCTGGCAGTTACCTGGGAGGCCTGGACGCAGAACTCTGCCTCCGGAGCCTGTCCGGGCTGGAGAAACTCACGGTAGGCTTTGCCATCGGCAATGAGCTCAATCCATTCAATGTAGTGCTTTTCTTCCATGGGGTGGGCAACAGAGCCGACCTTGACCTTAAAGCCGGAACTGGTTTTTTCAATGGCCGGGACATGCTTTTCTTTTGCCGCATCGACGCTTCCGGCCTGCAAAAGCTCCATTGGCTGCCCGCAACACACGAGTTCGCCGGCTCCACCGTGCAGAACCTCGACAATATTGCCGCAGGCATTGCATTTGTAAACTTCAAGCTGCGTGGCCATGTGATGACTCCTTTGGCTAATGGTGTCACTCTGAACAGGAATTCAACCCAGTCCTCAGGGTACTATGAAGGATTTCGGGTTTGGACGCAAGAGATGAAATGATGCATCCTTTAAGGGGAAAATGATAATCAATCCTGTCTGAGATGTCAAGATGATTCGACACCAGGAGGGCCGCCCGGATTCAATCAGTCTTAAACACAAACCGGCGCATGGACACATTGAGGGCCAACCCCAAAAAGCAGAAGTTGATCAAGGTGGATGTCCCCCCATAGCTCAGGAAAGGCAGGGGGATGCCTACCACCGGAAGAAGTCCGAGGACCATGCCCATGTTGATCGCGATTTGCCAGAAGAAATAAAAGAAGACCCCGACTGCAAGGTAATGACCGAACCTGTCCTTGGAGTCCTGAATGACCATGATGATCTGATACAGGAAGAGGCAGAACAGGATAAGAAGCAGGATGGTTCCGGCAAATCCCCATTCCTCTCCAAACACGGCAAAGACGAAATCCGTATGCTTTTCGGGCAAAAAGCGTAGCTGGCTCTGGGTGCCCTCCAAAAAGCCCTTGCCCCAGGTCTGGCCGGACCCGATGGCGATCTGGGACTGCAGGATGTTGTAACCGGCACCCAGCGGATCGGTTTCAGGGTTTAGAAAGGTCAGTATCCGTTCCTTCTGATAGTCCTGCAGGCCGAACCAGCCCAAGGGCATCAGGGCGATGGCGGCCAGGGACAGGGTCCAGAATACGCGGGGCCTGATCCCGTGATAGAACATCATCCCCCCGGCCAGAAGGAGGATGTTCAGCCCTGAACCCAGGTCGGGCTGAACGATGATCAGGCCCACGGGGAGAAGGATCAGGGCCATGATCCTGCCCAGGCTGGACCAAGCGAGCAAAGTCGGGGTCCGGGTGAGCAGCAGCGCA
This region of Desulfovermiculus halophilus DSM 18834 genomic DNA includes:
- a CDS encoding FmdB family zinc ribbon protein translates to MRLYEFRCLKCEHEFEDLVRSDQDTVHCPKCGSTQVTRLLSAVRRQSPGGQSSCAPSTGFS
- the hisI gene encoding phosphoribosyl-AMP cyclohydrolase, translating into MLKPDFAKGNGLVPAIVQEAGSGEVLMLAYMNEQAWTKTLETGHAHYYSRSRDTLWRKGGTSGHVQKVHQVRLDCDADTVLLLVEQVGGAACHKGYRSCFYRQLTASGTEQCSEKIFDPQEVYG
- a CDS encoding desulfoferrodoxin gives rise to the protein MATQLEVYKCNACGNIVEVLHGGAGELVCCGQPMELLQAGSVDAAKEKHVPAIEKTSSGFKVKVGSVAHPMEEKHYIEWIELIADGKAYREFLQPGQAPEAEFCVQASQVTAREYCNVHGLWKADS
- the lpxK gene encoding tetraacyldisaccharide 4'-kinase, which translates into the protein MARAVAGRLYAHAMHIRELAYARGLIPSWRPPVPCISVGNIRWGGSGKTPVCSRLLGMFVKWGLRPVLLTRGYRARPPKYPYLVHTDSPVFEAGDEPLMLARENPQAHVVVDPCRNRGGKWALERMGPDVLILDDGYQHLAVQRDVDLVLLRPEDFTHDWGRVIPSGPWREGAKALHRASAIILHAPPEEAARLEPEIRAKAPNLPGPFFSCSYQAKGLCRPDGRTALDPDERYILVSAVGSPAGVESTAGLVLPGAPLEHMRFADHHSFTRADKKRIGQRADQLGARRIVCTPKDGVKLEDMDDPRLCILDVQLDIRGGLDRWLSSRLDLQGADESEPSQG
- a CDS encoding tetratricopeptide repeat protein gives rise to the protein MASTELPGRLSRRLPPDCRFGCLFSLHTAGLCLLILCLLLSGCALIHPDPEVDKEIQARMDLASSYLSSDRPRLALRQLKAVQDRGQTSPEYHLLYGLISARLDRHQESREHLIQAVRLRPDFARAWNNLGKVQASMGLEEDAEESFQRALDIPTYLTPEYPAYNLARLYAQQGKSRQAEDMAGRSLQANPGFAPAVVFLGQLLTEENRIQDAVQVLRQGLKARPGQVRIMQALAENLLRLGEQAQARVWFERIADTAPPQSEPAQVARDYLELLPN
- a CDS encoding B12-binding domain-containing radical SAM protein → MGLNPWIYDFAAYNLWSRPAGLLACLHMLRKAGAHTALMDCLDPTWSDVSWPKPRPYGHGPWPKTHMPAPSCLRHVPRRYSRYGQDPDLVRAALHSLEPAPDAVLIGTTMTYWYPGAVAAARMVKDIWPRTLVVAGGIYATLCTEHAASFECFDLVLPGPLEQEANWRRLWSGLNASPPSLPADSGLGLALDAYPDPAFSILMGSRGCPYACSYCASSVLNPSFVQKSAREVISEAETELRRGIPDFAFYDDALLVKPQTWLIPLLIRLIQTGSTARLHTPNALHVRHITKDLARLLKKAGLVTVRLGLETADFSHRADSKLTSSEWEHGLSCLFAAGFSPSQIGAYILFGLPEQDHRSVEAAIDLARSHGIRPHLAQYSPIPGTSLFAKARAHSPYPVEREPLFQNNALWPCVPGGFSWERQERWRKRLAGKTE
- the rd gene encoding rubredoxin → MERWVCGVCGYVYDPAEGDPENNIPAGTKFEDLPADWECPVCGAGKDEFSKEE
- the hisG gene encoding ATP phosphoribosyltransferase yields the protein MSQREKKLKLGIPKGSLQDSTIKLFAKSGWKINLHHRNYFPEINDPDIECSLCRAQEMPVYVQDGTLDVGLTGKDWILENEAEVVTVDELVYSKMSNRPARWVLAVGGDSPYRRPEDLAGKKIATELENFTRRYFQQADIPVEVEFSWGATEAKVVSGLADAIVEVTETGTTIRAHGLRIIAELLTTSTQLIANTRAWEDPWKQDKITQMRTLLQGALRAESLVGLKMNVHQDRLDQLMQILPSLTSPTVSNLYQADWLSIEIVVQESTVRDLIPDLQSIGVEGIIEYPLYKVI
- a CDS encoding DVU0298 family protein → MAEKSASTRVVRRQLMAILESADWEREWNKLAGGNPAQNLISPLFTALFSIQETIHWRAVTCMGGAVLSLAHSGLEPARVVMRRLMWSLNDESGGIGWGAPEAMGEIMARHSGLAAEYGSILCSYVVPSEGPDNYLEYAPLRLGAYWGIARLAQARPGYVQPSLQDLENALGDESNPSSLVLICLTLARLEGLCSKTASILQKLSSRDDAVRIYWDQAFVPMNLGTQAANALRRHQP
- a CDS encoding Bax inhibitor-1/YccA family protein — protein: MEHRTGTSRVQSRGLALNAFMQGVYRWMGAGLVITAGAAYMTASSPAMMELIFGNPMLLFVLIAAELGLVIAVSAGINRMSGTTATGLFLLYSALNGITLSAVLTVYTPASVVSAFVVCAGMFGAMSLYGMTTGKDLTGWGSFLFMGLIGIILAMVVNIFVQSPMIDFVVSGLGVLIFVGLTAYDTQKLTRMGETAPMDDATALRRGSILGALTLYLDFINLFLFLLHFLGQMRE
- the rodA gene encoding rod shape-determining protein RodA; amino-acid sequence: MSPFDRRLFTHLNWTLLLWSLALFGLGVMNLYSASSLRGEGGMTTYSFYQKQMLWGLFGMGGLIICSSFDYRHLRSLAWPLYWVSLGLLLTVLLTGESIYGASRWIDLGLFHFQPTELAKLSCLLLTALLLTRTPTLLAWSSLGRIMALILLPVGLIIVQPDLGSGLNILLLAGGMMFYHGIRPRVFWTLSLAAIALMPLGWFGLQDYQKERILTFLNPETDPLGAGYNILQSQIAIGSGQTWGKGFLEGTQSQLRFLPEKHTDFVFAVFGEEWGFAGTILLLILFCLFLYQIIMVIQDSKDRFGHYLAVGVFFYFFWQIAINMGMVLGLLPVVGIPLPFLSYGGTSTLINFCFLGLALNVSMRRFVFKTD
- the rlmN gene encoding 23S rRNA (adenine(2503)-C(2))-methyltransferase RlmN — its product is MNRQDNQQTRASVFDLSYSQLEARMQGLGQPSFRARQVWQWIWQKGCPDFARMTNLSKELRHRLAQELDLRLPALSGLASSRDGTKKGLLSLYDGQEVEWVLIPDKDHFTLCLSTQVGCSLGCTFCSTGRMGFVRNLTSGEILAQVLIATQVLEEARSSWPLRNIVFMGMGEPLLNWSQVHKGLTILRDPMGLGFSHRRVTVSTVGVPGTLTAFAQTGLASLAVSLHAPNQALRRQIMPAASRLLPLSDLMDTLQAIPLKPRQRITVEYILLGGVNDGLNQARDLNRLLSRLKCKINLISFNPAPELPYTAPDPDAVAAFEHFLRSKGQTVTLRKSKGQDIQAACGQLRNSPGRSNAGSALEPNMERGMHAQT